A stretch of DNA from Syngnathus acus chromosome 1, fSynAcu1.2, whole genome shotgun sequence:
CCAGCGTCTGCCCCCCTCTTTACTCTCACATCCAGGAGAGACCGTCTGAACTTCCGGTTGATGCATATGTGGTCAATCTGGTTTTCGGTAGTGTGGTCGGGAGATATCCAGGTGGCTTTATCAACGTGTTTATGGGGGAATATGGTGCCTCCTATGACCAGGTTGGTGTCAGCACATATGTCTGaaaatctttccccatttTCGTTCATGGTGCCAAGTCCATGTCTTCCCATGGCCAGTTCGTatccattgttgttgtttcccaCCTTGGCATTCATGTCGCCCATGAGTAAGGTTAGGTCTTTTTCCTTCCTGGATTGGAGTAGATGTTGTAGTTGGTTATAGAAGTTATCCTTCATTTCCTCCTCTGCATTGTTGGTAGGTGCATAGCACTGTATGATTTGAAGGTTGATTCTTTTATGGGTGGTTTGGAATCTTGCAGTGATAATTCTTGAGCTGATGGAATCCCAACCGATGAGGGCCTGTTGTGCTTCTTTGGAGAGCATGAGTGCCACTCCTTCTGTGTGTGGTGCTGCTTCCTCTGCATGTCCAGAGTAGAGAATATACTCGCCACTGGCTAGTTTAACTTCACCTGTCTGGGTTACCATTGCCCTATTTGCCAGCTTGACCTGTTACCACCTCTCACGACGGTTACGTTAGGGTTGGATTTTGAGAGGTTTCCACCTTCATACAAGTGAGTAATTCTGAACTGTAGGTGTTCTGATGACATTTTAGATGAGGCCTGGTTTGGACAGGGCAACCAGCATCTCCATTCTTATCATTCATCGGATAGTAGTATTGATGAGTCGAGACATACATACACCACAGTGACAACCTATAATTTTtatcaagttaaaaaaaaaagtacaacacCCTTTTACAGGGCGCCTGATATTGTCAATGTTGTTATCATCTGGGAGGGTCAGAAAATGGACTGTGACCTCAGCTGATGGTTTCATGCTGTTATCTGATTTTTCAAGACGTGTTTGGTCCCAAGAAATATTATATACGTACATGTGATGTCGGATTTTTCTCCTTTCTCAGGTAATCCTCCAATTCCACGTCCTGGGTATCAGATGCCTGAGCCTGATGGGTGCAGCTCATATTTCTTTGGTCTCCCTTTTCCAGAGGGGGTATGCATTTGTTGAcctaaaaatgtcatcaaaacCAGTTTTCAAATGACCTGATTCAAAACTTAATCTTACAGTCATTCATGGTGTATGATTACGACAACCTTTTGTTGTGCCCTAGATGGATATGGGAATCCCCGCCATGACCAAGTGCTGCAACCAGCTGGACATGTGTTATGATACATGTGGCTCAAACAAGTACCGTTGTGACTCCAAGTTCCGCTGGTGCCTCCACAGCATCTGTACCGACCTCAAGAAGAGCCTTGGTTTCGTGTCCAAAGTTGAAGGTTGGTATCCTCTCTTCATACCATTTCCTCATACAATTCTCACCTTGGTGAATGTTTGAGGACCATTTGttgcattgtaaaaaaaacacacaaaaaactggCTTCTCTTAAATCTAAGTTGCTGAATGATGTCTaacatttctatttctttGTAAGTCACTGATGGTTAAATCAGAGCAATCCAATAAATGAGTTGCTTTTGGAAAATTGAGAACCTTTCAAATGCTTTCAATAAGTTGACAAACAATCTGTGCTcaagagttgttgtttttttaatccataaatgaggggaacggtatttgtttttttcaggatTATTACCCACtgcttaacaaaacaagagctaAAACAGCCTACTGAATCACCATTAAGGCCCAGtaatgagtttaaaattgcAGTGTTTTCTGGCAGGTACTGTTGATAATGCTGCTGGAAAGACTGACTTCCACTCTTGTCCGTTACTTTCTCTCATCAGCATGTGAAACGGTGGCAGACACTTTGTTCAACACAGTGTGGACTCTGGGCTGCAGACCCTACATGAACAGCCAGAGAGCATCATGCTATTGCCAAGGAGAAGAGAAAGATGAACTCTAACCTATACCGTATTACTATGAAGAAGACAGTGGAAGTTGCAGTAGCATATCGAAAGTACTATTAAGTACACTAGTATAAGTGGTATTGCAATGAACAGCTACAATGGTATTTTTCGAATGACaatattgttgtattttcaaaGTATTGCTCTGCTCTATCAGCAATGCTGTTTATTTATGCTTCTAGGTGGGGATAACAATCATAACATGACATTCGTTTTGTTTCAAATACCTTTTAAAAGTGTATTGTATTGACAGAGCTGTAGATAAACTGCATAGCGTACGCTCGAAATAACCTTTGCTAACTATATTaaacttccatccatccatccatcaatccatcctcttcttccgcttatccggggtcgggtcgcgggggcagcagcttcaggagggactcccagacttccctctccccagccacttcactCTAGCTAATCccggggatcccaaggcgttcccaggccagctgagagacatagtctctccagcgcgtcctgtgtcgtcccggggtctcctaccggtgggtaCATGCCCGGACACCTCCCAAGGGAGGTGTCCAGGAGgctcctgatgagatgcccgagccacctcatctggctcctctcaacgtggaagAGTAGCGActtctactccgagtctctcccggatgaccgaacttctcaccctaatctctaagggagagcccggacatcctgcggagaaaactcatttcggccgcttgtatcgggatctcgttctttcggtcacgacccatagctcgtgaccataggtgagggtaggagcgtaaatcgaccggtaaattgagagctttgccttttggctcagctctctctttaccacgatggaccggtacagagtccgcattactgccgacgctgcaccgatccgcctgtcgatctcgcgctccatcctccctcactcgtgaacaagaccccagatacttaaactcctccacttggggcaggatctcatccccgatccggagagggcattccacccttttccgatcgaggaccatggactcggatttggaggtgctgaccctcatcccgaccgcttcacactcggctgcgaaccgctccagtgagagctggagatcacggcctgaagaagccaacagcaccacgtcgtctgcaaaaagcagagacgcgatgctgaggtccccaaaccggacaccctcaacgcctcggccgcgcctagaaattctgtccataaaaattatgaacagaatcggtgacaagggcagccttggcggagtccaaccctcactgggaacgaatccgacttactgccggaaatgcggaccaaactctgcatcggtgatacagggaccgaaccgcccttatcagttggctcggtaccccgtactcccgaagcaccccccacagaacctcccgagggacacggtcgaacgccttctccaagtccacaaaacacatgtggactggttgggcgaactcccatgcaccctcgaggatcctgctgagggtgaagagctggtccactgttccacggccaggacgaaagccacactgttcctcctgaatccgaggttcgacctcccaacggaccctcctctccagcacccctgaatagaccttaccagggaggctgaggagtgtaattcccctgtaattggaacacaccctccggtcccccttcttaaagaggggaaccaccaccccagtctgccaatccagaggcactgtccccgattgtccacgcgatgttgtagatacgtgtcagccatgacagccccacaacatcagAGCcctaagaaatccgggcggatctcatccaccccggggccttgccaccgaggagttttttaactacctcagtgacttcgacccagagattggagagtccgcctcagagtccccaggccctgcttcacaatggaaggcgtgtaggtggaattgaggaggtcttcgaagtattctccccaccgacacacgaccgtcccgagtcgaggtcagcagcacgccatctccactgtaaacagtgttgacgttgcactgcttccccctcctgagacgccggatggtggaccagaattcccttgaagccgtccggaagtcattctccatggcctcgccaaactcctcccacgcccgggtttttgcctcagcaaccgccgaagccgcgttccgcttggccatccggtacctgtcagctgcctccagagtcccgcaggccaaaacgttcttcagcttgacggcattccttaccgccggtgtccaccagcgggtttggggattgccgccacgacaggcaccaatgaccttacggccacagctccggtcggccgcctcaacaatggaggcgcggaacaatgtccactcggactcaatgtcccccgcctcccccgggacgtgggaaaagctctgccggaggtgggagttgaagctcttcctgacaggggattccgccagacgttcccagcagaccctcacagagcgtttgggtctgccaggtcggaccggcatcttcccccaccatcggagccaacccaccaccaagtggtgatcagttgacacctccgcccctctcttcgcccgagtgtccaaaacatgcggccgcaaatccgatgacacgactacaaagtcgatcaacgaactgcggcctagggtgtcctggtgccaagtgcacacatggacacccttatgcttgaacatggtgttcattatagagaatccgtgtcgagcacagaagtccaataatagaacaccgctcgggttagatcgggggggccgttcctcccaatcacgcccttccaggtctcactatcattgcccacgtgagcattgaagtcacccagtagaacgatggagtccccagaaggagcgctctccagcacttcctccagggactccaagaagggtgggtactctgagctgccgtttggtgcatagacacaaacaacagtcaggacccgtccccccacccgaaggcggagggaggctaccctctcgttcaccggggtgaaccccaatgtgcaggcgcccagccggggggcaataagtatacccacacctgctcgacgcctctcaccgtgggcaactccagagtggaagagagtccagcccctctcgagagggcttgtaccggaacccaaactgtgcgtggaggcaagtccgactatatctagttggaacttttctgcctcgcgcaccagctcgggctcctttccagccagagaggtgacattccatgtcccaagagccagcttctgcagccggggatcagaccgccaaggtccctgcctttggccgccgcccagcttgcactgcacccgactcctttggcccctcccacaggtggtgagcccatgggaagggggacccacgtttccttttcgggctgtgcccggccgggccccatgggcgaaggcccggccaccagacgctcgccttcgagccccgcctccaggtgtattattttatttcaatttaagtTACAGTAGTTGGTTGGTTTTCTAAATGATGTTGTAAGATTATGGTGTGAACCATTTTtagatgtttattttgggtCATCGAAAATGTTCGTTGCAAGCGCCGACGTGCGAAACCTGACGCCAAAACTGTACAAAGTATaaatccccccccaaaaaaggtttctgaaaaatacacaatggTAAACTATGAAGTTCATAGTATGAactatattaaaaacaactagaatttgcaatttctgtagaaattgcgtgtgaaggcgaagaagcTGAATAAAAACTTGGGGAATGCTACAGAATTATGTCAAATGATACTGACAGTCACGCTGCCACCACCGTCCTGAACTTGTCTCTCTTAACAATGTCCGCCAACGTCACTCGGCACCAATCCAATAACCTGTAATCCCCCTCGGGCACAATGTTACTGTTGTGACACCATCACTAGAAAATTTGTGgtgatgtgtatttttatgaggatatttttttacatgttatATTGTAATAAATAGTGGAATAGACATAAATAGTCTTGAATTAAACTTGAATTCTGACCGGTTATGTTGAGCAATCTTCTGTCTTCTGCTTTTCACTTGCCACCTTCTACAGACCACTTTCACTTCTCTCAAAAGTCCAAGGAGGTTTTTGTACGTCTCTGAGTCACCGTGTCGACCTGCCACTGCCGTAGTAGGCGAAACAGTAGTATTCGGCCAGGTCATCTCTCTGGACATCACTGATGGTCAGAGTGTAGTCAGAGCCGGATCGAGTGCCGCTGAATCGAGATGGCGTGTTGGAGAATTTTGATGATGTGTAGTAGATGAGCGATTTGGGAGCCTGTCCAGGTTTCACTTGGTACCAACTGAGATAGCTACCAATGTTTTGACTCCCTGTGGCCCTGATGGTCACTAAATTTTAGAGCCATGATTCTCTGCTAGTGCTGGACGAGTTCCAATATTGTTACGCAGACGCCTTCTTGTGGCATGTGAGAGAATTActgaaagaaatacaattaacATATCCGATGTTGACCATTGTGGTGGTATTGGaaagcaaacttttttttgaggTGATTCATCATGTTTTAGAGATGGCAGAGGCGCATGCAAATGAAGCTGCGAGCGCACCTGCCTTTGTAAAGTGCGAGGccgccacttcctgtttggacTTGTACTTTTCGGTATTACAGCAAATCATTGCTCATTGACAGTAGACGAGTTTTTGTACGGACGGCTCACCGCTTTGCATCACTGTGGTGGAGTTTCGCTGAAGAAGGAACCAAACTTATCCTTGGTGAGTACTATTTACTTGATCATCTATTATTTTGCATCACAATAATTGATAATTCTCCAGTTCCTTAGCCAGCTTTTGGAAAACGACtaacattatttttgtcaatttttacaaaacaaacgcCCAGCCCTTTCTTGAGTAATAGCTAAAAACCTAATTTGATATTAGCTGTTAACGGCTATTTCCCAAAGTGTAGCTGTACCTACAATGCAATGATGGAATAATGTTTATTATGACATATACGTATTAGGACCGTTTGGTCGTTTTTTGCCCAGTGAAAAGGTAAGTGTTTCATAAAGCGTGTTCTTGTAAATTCACATGAGCCGAACCACGACCTAAGTGACATTGAAAGTGTGTGCAATTGGAGAAAACTGCTTGTCTCTTGTCCTGTCCCCCTGACAGCGGGTGAGGTGCATCGGCCCACCGTGACCCTCTTCCCTCCTTCCAAGGAGCAGCTGCAAACGGAACAGGCCACAGCCGTGTGCCTGGCCAAAGGGGGCCCCCAAACCTGGACCCTGGGTTGGAAGGTTGATGGCGCCCCCGCTACCTCGGGGGTATCGCACAGCTCCCTGGAAGAGGCTGATGTAGGTGGGCTTTACAGCTGGACCAGCACCTTGAGCCTCTCACCGGACCAGTGGCGCAAGGCCCAGTCAGTGAGCTGCGAGGCCAGCCTAGCCGGGCAAAACCCTGTCACGCAAACCCTGCCGAACCCAGGACAATGCTCAGAGTAGAGCCTGAATTCGTGTCTGTGTCTTTGCGACGTTGAAgcattgtgaaataaaaatgtctgagTATCATCATGTCTCTGTAGCAGCTGCTTATCAGAAAAGGGAAGCAAACTTGGTAACACGACAAATAAATGTCTCACCAAGCACATTTATATTGTACAGGTcgagagaaataaaatgaaactaaaTGATGAATTTATCATGGCACATAGACAGAGTATAGTTTGCACTATAAAAAAATTAGTAACCACATATAGTTggaattaaaattcaaaatgaatacattaatATTGTATTATGTATTGCAAATCTATATATGAGCACAGCCTAATTCAAAACTATGTTTTGCTCCTCAGGAATGAGGAATAATGAAAGCATTAATGTCATATATAAAAACGTAATGTTGTCTTGGATGGGAAAACACATCACAATGACACATTAATGGGAAAAATGCAATGAAGaaccattttttcccccttcaccTGTCGCGGTGAATCTTATTCTTGTCTCTGATTGGCCAGCAAGCGTCACTCAACTCCTCCCTCTGCGTCACAAGCCTCTTGAAGTTGGAATGCGTTGAATCGGTCAAACATTGGtataaacaaataatgttATAAAAATGACTAATTTGAGTGAAGGTGCATGAGAATGTAAAAAGGCACATTACAGACTTGCTACAAGGAGTTACTGCCCTTAGCTTAACTACGAAATATCTGAACAAGTCGTGTTAACCCGTTTCCAATGAGCGCCAATGCTTTCCTATTTCTGAGTGGTGAGGAATTGTGTTCAAACACAACTGTAGATTGatgctaaaaagaaaagtttatTTTCGGATTGAACGTATTCCATTGTGCACTGATTGAGTTTTTATCCATGGTGATCCCTGACACAGTCATTTCTATTGTGCCGCTGACATATGCATTCACACAAGACATGGCCCCACTTTGGCTCTGATCCAAGCCCAACTCGGAGGTTTGTTGGCAGTCTTAAGCGACGAAACTTGTCTCCCCactcctttatttatttatttatttttgttgcgaGTGAAAGGCGTCTAAGATGTCACGTCCACCCTCGCCATGCAGTTCAAAGGCGTGCAAACGTGTTCGGAGCGTTTGTGACGTCACGTGGTGGTCGACGTCCGAGTGGCATCAGAACACGCAAGCTTATTGTGACTAGTATAGTCCGTCCGAGTGGCATCAGAACACGCAAGCTTATTGTGACTAGTATAGTCCGTCCATCATTTGCTTTGGAGTCGAATTTGTTGACTGCAAACTATTTGCGTGGAATATCCTCTCCTGTGAGCGATGGGACTCGCCGCGCGCCTTGTGCGTATTCTTGCGTTGAGCGCCGCGTGGACTTCGTCAAGTGAGTAATTTGCGATTTCGGAGTTGGATTggtacggaagaggattacggccggtgaagaaaaaaaaggggggacaGGATTCTGattttaaagtgagaattcttTGATCAGAAAGTGGgtattctcactttaaagtcggAAATTTCACTGTAAAGTCACAATTTAGACTTTATCGTCAGAATTAGACTTTCAAGTGAGAATTCAGACTTTAAAGTCACAATTCAGACTTTAAAGTGAAGTCaaaattctgagaaaaaaaattcagaatcCCGTCCCTCTTCAcaggccctaatcctcttccgtataTTGGGACT
This window harbors:
- the LOC119121461 gene encoding group XIIB secretory phospholipase A2-like protein, whose translation is MDCNPPIPRPGYQMPEPDGCSSYFFGLPFPEGMDMGIPAMTKCCNQLDMCYDTCGSNKYRCDSKFRWCLHSICTDLKKSLGFVSKVEACETVADTLFNTVWTLGCRPYMNSQRASCYCQGEEKDEL